The genomic region gaatgtctcctacgcctactctaaatatatatttatttgaaggcccggtATATTTCCTTTTAAATTCCTCATTTATCTATGGTCGTAACATAAttctataaattttattttcaacaatagacctatttatatttttctccCCTCTGTGTCTactgtaattgtcatttttgcaATTAGCAGGTACACTAACAAGATTCTTTCGCTTGTTCGTGtgatatttttctttgttgacAGATATATTTTCAAACGTCTTCAAATAAGTCCATTCAAATGTACTGAACTTGTTTACATCTTAGGAAAGAAGATTATGCATCTCAAACGTGCCATTCAATACAAAGAAGGAATCATTACTAGTATTGCCTTTATCTGGTTTAAACGAATACAAACATGTACACAATGTATCGTacgatttaaaaacattctaattAAGAGCGATTATGAGAAACAATAGCATTAAAAACGTGTGGCGCCACTTCATTCACAAAATCGTTGTTTGAGCTGTTCATTATTCGTTACAATGTTTTCACtcccaaacaaaaaatatttatgatagAGTCTTATTTTCATTTCCTCGTTCGTTATTTTATAACGACGATTCACTACTTTGTAACAGTCACaatttttacgttattattttactACAATGAAACGCCTTTCTGTTACGTTAATAAGATGGAACGCCACTTGGAGTAATGTCTGTTTTACACAAAATGTAAATTCatagaaaataaattgtacaaataatttcaagTCTTCAAGGTTTCTTTCTTTTTCCACCTTtagatatattttaatttactacATTGGGTAGACATAAGATTCCTCGAAACGGTCGAAATTCGCATAtcacgagaaaaaaaaatgttataaagaCGACTCAAAGAGAAGCGACATCGACATACGAGTCATGACGTCATTGTGGCACGCTTTACACAAAGATGTacatatagtccaatttttacccttttgcgatgacgtcattatctagtaactttacgtatgtttgagctaggatcagaaacaaatttgaattgatcataaataactataaatgtgtcaaatttgttgactattgcttcgaaaggttatgtttataatcaatgtaataagtgaaagaaattaaaaattgtcaaatggacagaagcataaaataacctcaaagtgaccatcaataaataaacgtgcctttttttttgtttttttctgtttctgtcgtttcaataaagagaaagcgaggaaggaaatcgtgacgtcacctcaaaagggtaaaaattggactatatttagaatttagtaaataatgaattatttaaaattgtcttaCAATAGTTAGGTAtgtacaattaaaattatacacttgtattaaaaaaatcgggTACACCATTTAAATATAGTAAGCAATTTTTATAGGTTTTTGTATCGTTATACGgactttttctgttattttgacaaaagTTATAAGACAGGTTatgtcttaatttttaaattattttatttgaatattatATACCTAAATATTTGGTCGTGGCGCCGCATTTAGCCCACGTGGCATAGGCTGCACTAAATTCCCACTTTTCTTGTTCAGAAACTTTTGGTATTGGCATTTTTGAATAACGTAAGTGTCACAGTATGACGTTAATAGACgccaaaacaacaaaattacgCAGGCAAACAATAGGTGTAcgcgatttttttcaatacaacacaatattgctatctcttttcaacataatatAAAACAAGCTGTTGGATTCTTGTACGTATTTTATTAACTCCGTCCCACTGTGCATCTCGCTTTGAcatgtgcgattagagcaagacgcgaGTTGTGCGTTTATTCcattagcgacgtcaaatttttaggttaggttttaaCTACATTTATCTTAATATTGTtcaattttgcttgaaatttccACCGCTACGCAACTCTTTCTTGAACAGCAGCCACTGGCAGAAGCGTTCCCGTGTAAAAtacattaacaaatttgttattaGCGTGTAAGGACATTGACCTTACGTGGcattgccgaaacaaaatttAGGGAGAAAGAAAGACACTCATAACCTGGTTGTTTAGTGTTGTtttcaacaacttttaatGTGCATGTTTTACCTATTAAGTAGTTGATAAATAGTAATCAAAAGAGTTCTCTTAATTCTCTCTCCAACGTACTCGAATAGTGTTGGTAACTTCTCGAtggtacgattttttttttaaactgttcCAACTTTCTCCCAACATCTTGCCATCTTGAGTAGAACTGGATGTAAGAAAGATACACAACTCAAAAACGTCCTGTTGTATCTACAGGACAATCTTTGGACAATTTGTTTCGGAACTATCCCTACACATAAGCTATAGATTTAGCTTCCAGTCTTTAAAGCCCCACGAGCTTCCGAGCTGTctactttcaaattttgtctCCCACCAACTGCGTTCTACAAACCGGTCAGTTTACCCTACGTAGCGTTATTTCTCTCGATATGACATTATTCTCTAGCACAAATAGTGCACCGAGCTCTATAGAGTACACAAGTGCGCTGGCGACCCTTGACACATTATTTGTAACAATAGCGCCCTAACACGAATTGGATTGCAGCTGAAGCAGTCCAACGAGAAGCAGGTGGTCCTGAGGGAAGTGGGATTCAGCCTCTCCGGAAAGTTTACATGCGAAGTGACCACAGATGCGCCTCTGTTCTCTACGGCGGCGGTGTCCAAAGATATGTTGGTCGTTGGTAAGTGCAGATTTGTGTTTGTTAATAAGTGCAAGTGCGGAATAATGTCGCACGATTGGTTAGGTTTGGGTTAGCAGGTGGGCCTAAGGGAAAGTGGGAGTTTGTTGAGAATTTGTTGGTCCCAAAAGTAACCAAGACAAGTACATCAACAGCAAAATGGAGAGCTAAACAAGTGAAGGGCATAATAAATTAAGAAGAAATTGAAATGCTGCTTTTAGGTGTAGGTTTAGGAGTCCATTCCTATACTGCTGAAGACTTAATATGATTTACTCATTTTTCCCTtgctttttatattttctcaTATTTACTGTATACTTATCCCATCaagtaattttctttttgatgacAAAAtaagtataattttttatttaatgctAATGAGAATCCACTTTGGACGAGAGACATTTCCTTGAAAGCTCTTatcgtgttatttttattttggacgATTTGTGTTGTCTGTTCAGCAGCAGACgtttgattttcttttccaTTGTTCGAGCGCCACTTCTTGTAATTTCCGTCAGAGCCTGTTGTTCACGTCCATCAAAACGATTACTCTTCGATTGTTGCAGTACTACCGGATCATCATCCGACACTCAACACCGATAAAAATTTCTACGACATCGGTGACGTGTTGCGAGCGAACTGTTCGTCGCCGCCGTCGCGGCCCGCCGCCACCCTCACCTTCATGCTCAACGATCACATGGTGAGAACCCCGCCATTTCACCTCTTTATTAGATAAGTGGGGAACGTCGTAAGTAAAAGGGTGCAACGCTTCTTATCTCGCAACCGGCCAGATCTGCGCCGGGGCCATTATCGCGGCAATAAAAGTGGCGCAGCCAACACCTTgatttttcccaaaaaatcGATCAGCCCCGGGGTGGATTTACGAGGAAAGGTGCGACGTGAAAAGCGCGATTTACGGcctaattaataaattctgtCGGCGGCGCTAATCATTTTGCCGAGGCTTTGGGTTGTGCGGGGCACGTCTGAGAGTTGTTCTTCTTGATCACCACAGGTGTGCGAGAAGTGCATGACCCGCAAACACGCAGCTCAAGAGCTTTGGTCTAGCGAATTGTCGCTGGAGTTTCCCCTGTTCCCGTCCCATTTCAACGGGAGCAGACTCACGCTCAAGTGTGTCGCGAGGATCGGGAATCTCTACGAGAGGGACGTCCAGATCAGCCTTTACAACGTTAAAGATCCGGTGCCGGCGAGAGGTGAGTCGGGTAAATAAGGGAAACATAAACAGAGGAAATCGCTCGGAGATGGATTTTTCGGATGCTCGTGTTGGAACATTACACTTGGGGATTCAGCCATGAAAAATAgattcattttgaaatctgTTCAACTAGCAAATTTTACTATGCTACAGAATTTTACAAGAAAGTggaattttttgtgtattaaatatttatcaatCGATTCGCGTTCACATCAAAAACCATGTTTAATATAGCAAAACTGTatacaatgttattttatggaGTGTAAAATTTCTTACAAATAGTCACGAAACCGTTTAGaatagtgtaaaatttgaatttcccgcggtTTGACaggaatgacatttatttatgtttaatcgggacataaatgaacgtgtttgttttcagcaaagggtgctcttagatatttgcttcgagaataggaatcgttaggttattctatttttaatgtaaaacattgcaaaggaagcaaaaaagaaagatttttttgcctcgaaattttaggttagctgtcaacacgctccaattaatctacgctttaaaaaagcgtGAGAGATGTTCAAAAGTACTCTTATTGTTAGAATTGATGCAAGCAAAATTTGAACTTGTCACTTTATTTCAGATGTTCCTAAATTTTTGCTTCTCCTCAATCTGCTCAAATTATCCTGGGAAACTTTTAACAACTTCCACATGTGAAAAATTGCGACGTGGTCGTTTATTCCATagtgatttgttttttcacaGCGAGCAAGTTCTTACACCGTTTCTTgtgctttttttaattcccgcaccacaaaaatgacaaatgaTGTATCGGACAAAGTTTCTAAACGTCTTTCTTTTCTGTTACAGTTACGCAAAGTTCAGCTGGCCGTTGCTGTGTGAGATCCTTCACTGTAATAAATATCTTACTCTTATTACTGTTCATTTCTGTGTCCTAAAAGACTGTTACGTTCGGATGTTTCATTAAGTTTAGTTATGTTGTAATAATTGTAAggaattaaatataattgtgATGAAATTTGCTGCAACTAGTCGTTTAGAGGATTGTACAAGTCTAAATTTTGTATGATTTCGATGATGATAATTCGTTGATATTGTAAGCGACGTTTTTGAAATGAATGGATgttgaaaaagtaaataaaaatatattatctATTTCACAACGCCTACTTATTTTACCCAAAACCGACAACAAATGAgatataaaatacataatttgaattttcaagtgagcaaaatcacatttttataGATACCAAGAGAGATTTAGGAGCAAAAAAGAACTTCATTAtgaattatttgttaaaatttgagttaggaatttcaaatgatttagctagtttactttagcTGCTGCTCGCCAGCTAGTCAGATGCCATagcaatgaagtgacactttagcattatcaatccagcagtaaaatgtcatattttactgacgtttgaagtaaataaacattttcattaaaaacaaatcacCTCAGAGATTCGAAtggcaaataaaaataaaaaaataaaatatttttggtaattgttcactttaactacctttttggtaattgttcactttaactacttctggaattttcgcgttttttctggctagacagcctcagggcgtcctcgtagatcgtttcccacttTTCAAACCTTATGTAAATGAATACTAAGACactggcgcgaccttgacgcgaccttgaaacacaacaagagaaaaaaaaaggcattttcacaaggtttgaatggtcgGAAACGATCTGAgactgtctagccagaaaaaacgcaaaaattcCAGAactagttaaagtgaacaattaccatatTTTTGACCAAAACAGAATTTAATCTTGAGAAAAAATATAGACAACAGAAAACCTTTTTGTCAAATTCGGCACAATTGTCATGAAAGTCACATGAGTCAgtttaagatttttttgtaacaacCGAAAAATCCggttttgttttgatttggGGCAGACGTAAGATAATAAAGAACGAGCTTATAAAAACATAACGTCGAACTGGCACCTTCTCGTGTTTACTTTACCGATAtgtaaaaaaaggaaaatagaatCAACATCGTCTCTTCTCTTGGAGTGCATTACTGAGAGATTCGACGCACACTTCAGTCTGCTACTTGAAGCGAACCAAGTTCAAATGATTTCCTTAAACAAAGCATGACCCTTTCGGGTTTGTTTGACATCCTCCGGGGACATtcagaaaataaacaataggTCTATCCGGGGGTTTGTTTAAAGTGGCTAAAGATCTACAGATaactttatttatatttaccgTCAAATTGTAATTCCTCGCCGGTTAATCCAAACTCCCTGGATTAATCTGGTACATGCGTTGCCTTCTTTCCTCAACACCATTCTGAAATTAATTAGATGAGTTTCTGCATTCTTCGCACTTGTGGGTTGCAAATTTGACACATGTCACCCTATCGAAATTCAATCCGTTGGCTGCAATGTGACAAATAGCTCTGGCGACGGTTGCATGTCTGGGGGTGGCAAAACGCCGCCACTGAGTGCAATTGCCCTTGTTCGATTCAATTCCCTGCCtacatttttatgtaaatggACCATCGATCATTTTGTTGGAACCGCTTCACTGAACAGCTTTAAGCACCCGAATTTACAATACATCGATTCTCATAATGCCGCCATTTAAACTTTCCGTCAAGGCTTCTGAATGCAAAGTGGATGGTTTAATGCGCAATCCAGATTATACCCCCGgaataaacataaacaatgTACGACGGGTTCAGGTTGCGGCCATTGTTGTTCGTCATAATAATCATTAGCGCAATTTCGAAACCTATCGTATTTTACAGCATCGTGACACTGTACATGTCGTTTTTGAACTGAAATGAGCTTGTTTTCACAGTTCAGTTGCTCGTTTAATTGactgatttattttcaaagaATAACTGAAAACTGTCGGTCCATTTGAACGTGACGGAATTGTTCATTATTTCGTGCTCTTCGTTAGAACAGCGCCCTGGAAACCTAAATATTTTTGCCTCAATTTTTCCAGACGACGACACTTTTCAACCACTCTCTCTGTGCTGTGTTGTTAGCGTCAATATTCCTCAAGATCTCGGCGTAATTATGACATTTTACCTATGTAGAAGTTTATGTTGGGGTCGTAAAAGAGACGAAGCAATTACGTTATAATTGTTGCGTTAGAAACTGTGTAAAACTGTCGTTATTTCTTGTATTTGCTCCCAGTTGAATATGGAGCGTTTCAACAAAGGTATCCACTTACTTATAATATTGTTCAGACTCTACAATTACTGTTATTACACCAATTACGAGACACTTAAACAAATTAGCTTAATAGAAAGGGCAACATAATAGAAATTTGTATTGTCGCTCAAAGGAGAAGAGACAAAGACACAggaacagaaacaaaaaaatgtaatgaaaaCAATGCACGACAgtgaaatttacattaaatacatgaaaaaaaaaataaattaaaaacacgAGGAATGGACAGAGTCCGCACCTGTGTCGCGAACTGAGGAGATGTCGAGTTTCAAAGACGAATGACTCATCATTCAAGACAGAGAACTTCGAAGGTGTCTTCCGGAAAGTTAGAGGAACAGGGCCGGATCCAGATTGGATCAAGCGGTTAGAGTTAATGTTGTTAGATTAGTATAAATTATCATCAATCAATTGAGACAGTTTTTTATATTGTTAACCCCACAGTCAGGAAACGTTACAACTTGAAAAGACTAAGAGTCAGGGTCGCAACTTGTATTGTCATGGCAACGGCGcaaaattgcaagtttgagaaagatgacgcatattggtaattaatgtgtaggacaaagatagctacacattttataaaaatttaaatagaacTAGTTTCACTTGTGAAAAATGTAACTTTCCGAGTAGATCTAACAACTTCTCCTTTTTTGCTGACATTTTCTTAAACTGTCGACTAGGTAGCAAGATTAAAAGATGCCGAGTGAAGCTGCACAGAAGTAATTAATTACTTGACGACGAACTGAACAATGGAGATGATCAGAATTGAAGAAATAACAGCCTTCAGCATCACAAAAACGAGAGCGCTTGGAATTAtctttttaaaactaaataaacATGGCAAGCTTTGTGGtcgcaacaaaataaacacagtttctattaaaaagaaaatatatatttttgcagtgaataaagtaaaatgaaaaataaaatcagttCAGACATAAATCCTGCTGCTGTTAAATTTGATCATTGCAACTGTGTccgttttgtaaataaaaacgttAAATACATTTCAATAGTTTTCAAATAAGCTGGATTAAATGAAACGTCGTAACTGTCGCCAATAAATCTGAACTGAAAAGTGCAATGTAATTTAGTCGGTGTTGCAGAGCACAATCAATACATGTTAATTATGCAATTCATTTCGAAAGTAAACTGTGATTAGTTCTTCACTGTGGCGCAGAAATCCATCTCCCACGGactagaaataaaattatttaggaCGAATTTCCATTGAAAATAgaccaaaatgaaaaataaaaattttgcagaCTAAACTGAAAGTAGTTTTCCAGGAAGGTTTAAATGTGAAAAACggattgtaattaatttttgtagctTAATGCTCGTAGGCTGGATCATGCGTCATAAATTTATATCACTTTACGCTAGTGCACCACCTAgacagcattaaaaaaatactaaagaTTAAAGTTATAGCCCCGTTTGCAGTTAAATTGGCTTGGTAAAGTACTCTTGGCAACGGTTCAATAACATAAAAGATTGTTTAGCATTTGAATTGCATATAAAAGATATTTTCTCACTGTTTGACCAATATCAGTCTTGGgttctgttttattttttggtgagGATTGTCTGTGGGCGAAGGATGCGCTCTCAAAGTGAAGAATGCGACGTCATCGTGCCACAAAGAATTTATCTGCAACGTACTGTAtctaataaatatatttttcaccTCTCTCTAG from Tenebrio molitor chromosome 8, icTenMoli1.1, whole genome shotgun sequence harbors:
- the LOC138136627 gene encoding uncharacterized protein isoform X1, whose protein sequence is MLQGVGLILVYALVVTLPKAISSLKDVVLEIEPEIVHLGEDSTLRCSYDLEDAPLYCVKWYRGRHEFYRYTPKEHPSTKIFPFPGVHVDLKQSNEKQVVLREVGFSLSGKFTCEVTTDAPLFSTAAVSKDMLVVVLPDHHPTLNTDKNFYDIGDVLRANCSSPPSRPAATLTFMLNDHMVCEKCMTRKHAAQELWSSELSLEFPLFPSHFNGSRLTLKCVARIGNLYERDVQISLYNVKDPVPARVTQSSAGRCCVRSFTVINILLLLLFISVS
- the LOC138136627 gene encoding uncharacterized protein isoform X2 produces the protein MLQGVGLILVYALVVTLPKAISSLKDVVLEIEPEIVHLGEDSTLRCSYDLEDAPLYCVKWYRGRHEFYRYTPKEHPSTKIFPFPGVHVDLKQSNEKQVVLREVGFSLSGKFTCEVTTDAPLFSTAAVSKDMLVVVLPDHHPTLNTDKNFYDIGDVLRANCSSPPSRPAATLTFMLNDHMLRKVQLAVAV